The genomic interval AAATTTTTCGTTACCGGTAATTGCATACTCTGTATCTACCTTCTGATGCTAAATACATACAACACCCACTTTGTGAATGATTGGAACTATCTTGGTTTGTATGCATAAAACACAATCAGTTTTGACAAATAAATTTCTATCTAACTTCAGATCCTGAATCATTGTCACTTCAAAGTTAACCTTTCCTTAATTGTCTTCGGTTTGAAATACTGATACAATTAAGCTAAAATAGTTACTGACCCGACGGAGGCGCGCCCGAGATGAGTAGGCTGTCCCATCAAGGGAGGAATCGGGGGCAGCTGAAAGGCGAGGGCGCCGAAGGGTGCAGGGTTCCTCCCGCTCTGCATGCCTGGGGGTATGGGGAATACCCATACCACTGTCACGGAGGTCTCTCCGTGGAGAGCCGATCGGGTCTGGAATCAGAAAAAGATTTCAGACCTGATTTGGCGTCTCTTCGGGGAGTGAAGAGACGCTTTTTTTATTATGTCAAGGAGGGATGAAGGTGAAAGTAGGAGTAGTTGGTGCTACAGGAGAAGTTGGAAGAACGATGGTGAAGGTACTCGAAGAATTCAACGTTCCCGTCACTGAGCTCAGGCTCTTTGCTTCGGAAAGATCCGTGGGTAAAGAAATTGAATTCAAAGGTGAAAAGTTCAAAGTAGAACTTCTCACGGAAGAATCGATGAAATGGAGGTGCGATTACCTCCTGTTTTCCGCGGGTGCCAGTGTTTCCAAAAAGTTCGCTCCTATTGCAGCTGAAAACGGAGTAACTGTTATAGATAACTCTTCCGCTTTCAGACTGGAGAAGGAAATCCCCCTCGTGGTTCCAGAGGTGAACGCCCATCTTCTCAAGGGATACACGGGAATAATAGCAAACCCGAACTGTTCAACAATCCAGATGATTCTCTCCATTTACAAGCTCCACGAAGTTTACGGAATTGAAGAGATCTTTGTGTCAACGTATCAGTCCGTTTCCGGAGCCGGTCACAAGGGAATCGAAGAACTTTTCGCTCAAGAAAGAGGAGAAAACGTGATGAAGGTCTTCCCGAAACCCATTCACAGAAACGTCATTCCTCTCATAGGTGATATGCAGGAAAATCTTTTCTCCCAGGAAGAGATGAAGATGGTGAACGAAACGCGAAAGATTCTGAACGATTACTCGATAAGGGTGTATCCAACAACGGTAAGAGTACCCGTTCTGTACGGACACTCTGAAGCGGTCATGGTGAGGTTCAAGAAACCTTACGAGTCTCTCGAAAAGGTGAGAGAAATCATAGCCTCTGGAGAAGACGTGGTGGTGACGGACGATCTCGTAACACCGGTGGATGTCGCAGGAAAGAACGAAACTTACGTTTGCCGCCTCAGAGCAGCCGATGAAAGATCTATTCTCTTCTGGAACGTGGCGGACAACATTCGTGTGGGAGCCGCGACCAACGCTGTCAGAATTCTTCTGAAGCACGCTGAGATGAACGGAAAGGTGTGATAGTGTGTGCTATTCGGCCAATGGGAACACCTTCCTCATAGTTGACAACACACAAAAGAGGATACCCGAAGAGAAAAAACCAGATTTTGTCAGGGAAAATGTGGGCGATCTAGATGGAGTCATATTCGTTGAGCTGGTCGATGGGAAATACTTCATGGATTACTACAACCGGGATGGGAGTATGGCTGCCTTCTGTGGAAACGGAGCGAGGGCCTTTTCTCAGTACCTCGTAGACAGAGGCTGGACTGAGGAAAAAGAATTCACTTTCCTTTCCAGGGCTGGAGAAATAAAGGTGATCGTTGACGACGGTATCTGGGTGAGGATGCCGAGGGTTTCAGAAAAGAAAGAGATGAAAGTGGATGGTTACGAAGGATATTTCATCGTTGTGGGTGTTCCGCACTTCGTTCTGGAAGTGAAAGACATCGACGAACTGAACGTGGAAAAACTCGGAAGAGATCTCAGACATAAAACAGGTGCGAACGTGGATTTCTACGAGGTGCTTCCCGATCGTCTCAAGGTGAGAACGTACGAAAGAGGAGTGGAAAGGGAAACAAAAGCCTGTGGAACGGGTGTTACGTCTGTTTTCGTTGTGTATCGAGATAAAACAGGAGCAAAAGAGGTGAAGATCCAGGTGCCAGGAGGCACTCTCTTTTTGAAGGAAGAAAACGGAGAAATCTTTCTCAGGGGGGATGTGAAAAGATGTTCAGAGGAGTAGGAACTGCCATTGTTACACCTTTCAAAAGCGGTGAACTCGATCTTGAGTCTTACGAAAGGCTCGTCAGGTACCAGCTCGAAAACGGTGTCAACGCATTGATCGTCCTTGGAACAACTGGTGAATCTCCAACCGTCGACGAAGACGAAAGAGAAAGGCTCGTTTCCAGAACTCTCGAGATCGTTGATGGGAAAATCCCGGTGATCGTGGGAGCGGGAACAAATTCCACCGAAAAAACACTGAAACTCGTTAAGCAGGCGGAAAAACTCGGAGCGAACGGTGTTCTCGTGGTCACCCCGTATTACAACAAGCCCACACAGGAAGGACTCTATCAGCATTACAAGTACATCTCTGAGAGAACGGATCTTGGGATCGTTGTTTACAACGTTCCCGGAAGAACCGGTGTGAACGTTCTTCCTGAAACCGCCGCGAGGATCGCTGCAGATCTTAAAAACGTTGTGGGAATAAAAGAGGCAAACCCGGACATAGA from Thermotoga sp. Mc24 carries:
- the dapF gene encoding diaminopimelate epimerase, giving the protein MCYSANGNTFLIVDNTQKRIPEEKKPDFVRENVGDLDGVIFVELVDGKYFMDYYNRDGSMAAFCGNGARAFSQYLVDRGWTEEKEFTFLSRAGEIKVIVDDGIWVRMPRVSEKKEMKVDGYEGYFIVVGVPHFVLEVKDIDELNVEKLGRDLRHKTGANVDFYEVLPDRLKVRTYERGVERETKACGTGVTSVFVVYRDKTGAKEVKIQVPGGTLFLKEENGEIFLRGDVKRCSEE
- the dapA gene encoding 4-hydroxy-tetrahydrodipicolinate synthase, which encodes MFRGVGTAIVTPFKSGELDLESYERLVRYQLENGVNALIVLGTTGESPTVDEDERERLVSRTLEIVDGKIPVIVGAGTNSTEKTLKLVKQAEKLGANGVLVVTPYYNKPTQEGLYQHYKYISERTDLGIVVYNVPGRTGVNVLPETAARIAADLKNVVGIKEANPDIDQIDRTVSLTKQARSDFMVWSGNDDRTFYLLCAGGDGVISVVSNVAPKQMVELCTEYFNGNLEKSREIHRKLRPLMKALFVETNPIPVKAALNLMGFIENELRLPLVPASEKTMELLRNVLKESGLL
- a CDS encoding aspartate-semialdehyde dehydrogenase, with translation MKVGVVGATGEVGRTMVKVLEEFNVPVTELRLFASERSVGKEIEFKGEKFKVELLTEESMKWRCDYLLFSAGASVSKKFAPIAAENGVTVIDNSSAFRLEKEIPLVVPEVNAHLLKGYTGIIANPNCSTIQMILSIYKLHEVYGIEEIFVSTYQSVSGAGHKGIEELFAQERGENVMKVFPKPIHRNVIPLIGDMQENLFSQEEMKMVNETRKILNDYSIRVYPTTVRVPVLYGHSEAVMVRFKKPYESLEKVREIIASGEDVVVTDDLVTPVDVAGKNETYVCRLRAADERSILFWNVADNIRVGAATNAVRILLKHAEMNGKV